The proteins below come from a single Elusimicrobiota bacterium genomic window:
- a CDS encoding HD domain-containing protein: MSSPELIIPDAPSARQRAWTVYGEAVHAAREIYRVLEPEQKQTAALFWPENIVRKMLLHLRNDNSELLALTLRSVPDHFLFGHVPNITLLSLRLGLEVGLEEEDSVTLGLAAFLSELGLAPLLELAAKPTKLTDEEFRLLRGHVEEGKKLLDMFPLPESAMKATIREVIGQCHERSGGKGYPGGLKKDAIHLFARIVGLADTYEAMTHPRPWRSPTLPHDVLRQMIEENRDEFDSMLVRSLVECLGFYPPGSFVRLNSGEIGRVTRPEPGLPLRPQVWIFMDTMGHRLERPLAYSLVTRPTLFVQEAVNETTIKTTDPRLALELRAQRWWLKDD, translated from the coding sequence ATGAGTTCACCCGAACTCATCATTCCGGACGCTCCTTCCGCTCGACAGCGGGCCTGGACCGTTTACGGAGAGGCCGTTCACGCGGCTCGGGAGATTTATCGCGTGTTGGAGCCAGAACAGAAACAAACCGCGGCCCTTTTCTGGCCGGAAAACATTGTTCGGAAGATGTTGTTGCATCTGCGTAACGACAATTCTGAATTGCTCGCCCTTACTCTTCGGTCCGTTCCGGATCATTTCTTGTTCGGTCATGTTCCCAATATCACCCTCCTTTCCCTTCGACTGGGTTTGGAGGTTGGGCTTGAAGAGGAGGACTCTGTGACGTTGGGGTTGGCGGCTTTTTTAAGTGAATTGGGTTTGGCTCCACTCCTTGAATTGGCGGCGAAACCGACTAAATTAACAGATGAAGAATTTCGTCTTTTACGCGGCCATGTGGAGGAGGGGAAAAAATTGCTGGACATGTTCCCACTTCCCGAGAGTGCCATGAAGGCCACGATCCGCGAGGTGATAGGCCAATGCCATGAACGTAGTGGTGGTAAGGGGTATCCGGGGGGGCTCAAAAAGGACGCTATTCACCTTTTCGCCCGAATTGTTGGACTCGCTGACACGTACGAAGCTATGACGCATCCCCGGCCTTGGCGTTCACCAACGTTGCCCCATGATGTGTTGCGCCAAATGATTGAGGAGAACAGGGACGAATTCGATTCGATGTTGGTTCGGTCCTTGGTGGAATGTTTAGGTTTTTACCCTCCCGGAAGTTTTGTTCGCCTTAATTCCGGTGAAATTGGGCGCGTCACCCGTCCTGAACCGGGATTGCCGTTGCGCCCCCAGGTTTGGATTTTTATGGACACGATGGGTCATCGGTTGGAACGCCCGCTGGCTTATTCTCTTGTCACGAGACCCACCCTTTTCGTTCAAGAGGCTGTGAACGAAACCACGATAAAAACCACCGACCCCCGCTTAGCCTTAGAACTTCGCGCGCAACGTTGGTGGCTCAAAGACGACTAA
- a CDS encoding ABC transporter ATP-binding protein, with translation MSSLLISHVSKSFPSAGGSRPVLCDVSFSVPEGGLTCLLGPNGSGKTTLLKTIVTLLIPETGVVRVGDIDVHKNTGKAKRLIGFASTEDQSFYGRLSARMNLWFYGQMYGLSERLFAQRLDYLVDLLDLSGGLEQPFRELSSGQKQRFLLARADLHDPSVLILDEPHQNLDPRFSTRLRKVIQEEWVHRKKKTVLVSTHHLEDAQKISDHWVVLGDGKVRFSGSLAEARSNASHLDLEKFFNSLTETSLAR, from the coding sequence GTGTCTTCTCTCCTCATCTCCCACGTTTCTAAATCGTTTCCATCGGCCGGAGGGTCACGTCCTGTTCTGTGTGATGTTTCTTTTTCTGTTCCCGAAGGGGGGCTCACATGTCTTTTGGGCCCGAACGGGTCGGGGAAAACCACCCTATTGAAAACGATCGTGACCTTATTAATCCCGGAGACCGGTGTCGTCCGGGTGGGGGACATCGACGTTCATAAAAATACCGGAAAAGCGAAGCGGTTAATTGGGTTTGCCTCCACCGAAGATCAATCTTTTTATGGCCGCCTGTCGGCACGGATGAATCTTTGGTTTTATGGACAGATGTATGGTCTTTCCGAGCGTCTTTTTGCACAGCGATTAGACTATTTGGTGGATTTACTGGATCTGTCGGGTGGGTTGGAACAACCCTTTCGCGAGTTATCCAGTGGACAAAAACAACGGTTCCTCTTGGCTCGGGCGGACCTTCACGACCCTTCTGTGTTGATTTTGGATGAACCACACCAGAATCTGGATCCGCGATTTTCTACCCGATTGAGAAAGGTGATTCAGGAGGAATGGGTGCATCGGAAAAAGAAAACGGTTTTGGTCTCCACCCATCATTTGGAGGACGCCCAAAAGATTTCTGACCATTGGGTTGTTTTGGGGGATGGAAAAGTTCGGTTTTCGGGATCTCTGGCGGAAGCACGCTCCAATGCGTCCCATTTGGATTTGGAAAAATTCTTCAACTCTTTAACGGAAACCAGCCTTGCCCGCTAG